The genomic segment AGAAGAGGTTCAGCAGGCGACTCTCTCCCGCGGCCTTGCGGATCGCCACCTTGAATATCTGCGACACCGGCGCCGGGTTGAAGATCGCGACTGCCTCGAGGGGATCCCCAGCGCCGGTCTGGGGGTTCGCGCTCTGCGCGATGGGGTTGAGGTTGGCATCGAGCATGAGGAGGTCGTAGTCGTTCGTCGCGGCGCCGAACGGATCGTTCCACTGCAGGATGCAGCTGAGCGTGCCGAACGGCGCCACGCTGACATCGTTCGTATTGTCGACGGGCCCGCCGAGGAAGTCGTGAAAGCTCGTGGTCGGCGACGGACGATACATCTGCTCCAGATGAACGTTGGCCTCGTTTCCGGCCGCCGAGTGGTACGAGACGCCGGCGTCGACGATCGCGGCCTTGACCGCCGCGCTCACCGGGCCGTCCTCGAAGAACGGCTGGTCGAAGAAGCCGAGGTCGTCGACCAGGACGTTCGCGCCGGCGGCGGTCAGGCACCTCACGGAGTCGATGAAGGCCATCTCGCCGTCGCTCCCGCTGGAGAAGAGGAGCCGGGCGCCGGGCGCCAGGTCGTGAACGATCTCCAGCAGCGCGGTTCCCTCGTCGCCGCGTCCCCGCCGGCATCGAGGGTCGTCGGGCACCGTGATCAGCGGGAGATCGCCGGTTGATCCAGCCTCGTCGGCGTGGTCCACGCCGTCGGAGATGACGCCGACCACGGTCCCCGCGCCGTCGAAACCCTGCGCGCGGACGAGGGGTGCACGCGAGGCGGCGTCGCCCTCGGTGGTCGCCGAGCCGACGCGGAGCCAGGCAGGATGGACCGGCTTCAGCGCAGCGACGAAGGGGAGCTCGGCAAGCCGGTAGACGTCGCGGGGGTGCACCCGGCCCTCGGCTCGCATCAGGTCCCGGTCCAGACGCTCGATCTCGAACCCGCGTCGCACCAGCTCCTCCAGCTCCTGCGGGTCGGCGGATCGAAGGCGGACGCTGAGCCGCAGCTGTGGGGCGGCCGAAGGTGCCGCAGGCGCCATGAGGGGCTCGAGCAGCCGCCGGATCTCGTGGTCGACCTTCCGCTGCGGCTCCGTGAGCGCGCCCTTTTCGGCCTCGACCTCCCGGACGTACTGCTCGACGGCGGATCCGCGGAGGACGTCGAGGTCCTCGCCCGGATGTCCAGCCGGCACCGCTTCCGGCAAGACTGCCGCCACCGCTGACTGGGTGCAGAGGGCGGCGGAAAGGGCGGCGAAGAGCAGCAGATGCGTGCCGCGACGCTTCACGAGGGCACCGAGACGGCGCTACCGGCGGGTCACGTTCGCCGTCAGCGCCCGGAACTCGACGTACCCGAGCCGGCGCGGCTCGCTCGAGGCGCTCGAGGCAAACGTCTGGCCCTTGGCGCCGACGGCGCAGACGGCTCGCGCGACGACGTCGACGATCGCGAAGGTGTTCTCGTTATCGAAGCAGGCGAAGCACGTATCGGCGGTGAGGAGGTTGTCGGGGGTGTCGTCCTCGGGGTCTCGGAGCCCCACTGCGCTGAACATCAGCGTGGCGGTATCGGCGTTGAATGCTCCGCAGCTGATGATCCGATCAGCGGGAGCGCACTCGGCCACGGCGCAATCGGCCGAGCCGGGAAGCACGCTCAGAGCGCCGTCCACGAACGCCAGCTGCAGCGTCACAGGGTCCCCCTTGGGACCCTGTGGGCCAGGCGGCCCGGGCGCTCCCGGCGGCCCGGGCGGCAACTCCGCCTGGACACAGCCGAGTTGGCGAAGCACCCGTCGGCCGGCGTTCAGCTGCTTCTGCCGGCACTGTGCATGAGCTGGCTGCGCCGATGCGAGCGCCATGCCTGTGAGCATCGCCGCGCTGTGGAAAAGTATGCCACCTCGCAAGGACCAGCTGGGCATGGGTCCTCCTCTCTCGGGCCGTGGAAGCGCGTACTCGATACGACGACAGCGGGGCTCGGTTCAAGATCGCCGCGGCCGCTGCTCCGGCCCACGACAGAACGCGCGCTCCACCATCGCCCCGAGCCGCCGCACCAGCTCCTCGCGGCCCGTCTTCATGCCGCCCGCCACCCAGTCCGAGAGCAGCACCTGGTCCATGACGGTGAACATGCGGGCGAGGTAGCCCGGGTCCTCCTTCACGAACACGCCCTCGGCGATGCCGCGCCGGAAGACCTCGGCCTGGAGCTCGTGGATCTCGCGCCACTTCTCGATCTGCTCATCGGTGCCCGGCGAGGGGCTCATCGCCCACGACGTGCCCGAGCGGAGATGCATGCGCAGGAAGGCGGGATGGGCGACGAAGTAGTCGACGTAAACCTCGATCAGCGCCCGCAGCGCCTCGCGGGGCGGCAGGTGGCGAGCGGCGACCGCGCGTGCCAGGCCGAGCAGCTCCTGGCCGCGCACCTCGAGGATGGCGCGATGGAGGTCGTGCTTGCTCGGGAAGATGGCGTAGATCGTGCCCATCGACAACCCCGCAAGCTGCGAGATCTCCTGGACTTTCGCCGCCTCGAAGCCGCGCTCGGCGAAGACCCGCTCGGCTGCCTCGAGGATGTGCTGCCGGTAGACGCCGGTGCGCGCCTGGCGCGCCTCGTCGCGGGGGGTCCGTCGCACGGCGGCCTCATACCACTCGAAAAACCGGTTGACAAGTCGAATTTCCGAATGGTAGTTCGGGCATACGAATCCGTGATCGAGGGGGCCGCCGTCCGCGGCGAAGGAGGGAGCCGATGGAGTTCGGGATCTTCTCGCACATGCACGTGCCGCCGTGGGACGGCGAGCACTCCCGCTACCTGCGCGAGCTGGAGGCCTCGCTCGCGGTCGACGCGGCGGGCTTCAAGTACGACTGGTCGCCCGAGCACCACTTCCTCACCCACTACTCGCACCAGCCGGCGCCCGAGGTCTTCCTCTCCTGGGTCGCGGCGCGCACCAAGCGGATCCACGTCGGCTTCGCGATCGTGAACATCACGCCCCCGGTGAACCACCCCGCCCGGGTGGCCGAGCGGATCGCGACCATGGACCATCTCTCC from the Deltaproteobacteria bacterium genome contains:
- a CDS encoding TetR/AcrR family transcriptional regulator is translated as MRRTPRDEARQARTGVYRQHILEAAERVFAERGFEAAKVQEISQLAGLSMGTIYAIFPSKHDLHRAILEVRGQELLGLARAVAARHLPPREALRALIEVYVDYFVAHPAFLRMHLRSGTSWAMSPSPGTDEQIEKWREIHELQAEVFRRGIAEGVFVKEDPGYLARMFTVMDQVLLSDWVAGGMKTGREELVRRLGAMVERAFCRGPEQRPRRS